In the Streptomyces sp. cg36 genome, one interval contains:
- a CDS encoding HNH endonuclease family protein, with protein MRTYRIALPAAALAAALALTGCSDSKKDTEKAKPGAPAAKGAALAAVDTLTVKGRAAKTGYSRDQFGKGWTDTDSNGCATREDILKRDLTDVKLRGKCDVTSGTLAHDVYTGTTIKFVRGASKVDIDHVVALSDAWQKGAQQWDKNKRVAFANDPLNLLAVDASANRRKSDGDAATWLPTYAQGRCTYVADQVAVKKKYALWVTDAERDAMRKVLTDCPAQKLPTG; from the coding sequence ATGCGTACGTACCGAATTGCCCTGCCCGCCGCGGCGCTTGCCGCCGCCCTCGCCCTCACCGGATGCTCCGACAGCAAGAAGGACACGGAGAAGGCCAAGCCCGGCGCGCCCGCCGCCAAGGGGGCCGCCCTGGCCGCCGTCGACACGCTCACCGTCAAGGGTCGCGCCGCCAAGACCGGCTACTCGCGCGACCAGTTCGGCAAGGGCTGGACCGACACGGACTCCAACGGCTGCGCCACTCGTGAGGACATCCTCAAACGGGACCTGACGGACGTGAAGCTGAGGGGCAAGTGCGACGTGACGTCCGGGACGCTCGCCCACGACGTCTACACCGGCACCACCATCAAGTTCGTACGCGGTGCCAGCAAGGTCGACATCGACCATGTGGTGGCCCTCTCGGACGCCTGGCAGAAGGGCGCCCAGCAGTGGGACAAGAACAAGCGGGTGGCCTTCGCCAACGACCCGCTGAACCTGCTGGCCGTGGACGCGAGCGCCAACCGCCGCAAGAGCGACGGGGACGCGGCGACCTGGCTGCCCACGTACGCCCAGGGCCGCTGCACCTATGTGGCCGACCAGGTGGCGGTGAAGAAGAAGTACGCGCTGTGGGTGACGGACGCGGAGCGGGACGCGATGCGCAAGGTCCTCACCGACTGCCCGGCCCAGAAGCTGCCCACGGGCTGA
- a CDS encoding acyltransferase family protein: MKSVPEGNPLDMPDQARTALLQPEPALPGPGTPQRTGAATEGPSRPSRIYALDGLRLLAALTVVMFHYMALTGRWPETDSRARFPLTYPVAAYGWLGVQLFFLISGFVICMSSWGKPLQSFFVSRVVRLYPAYWFAVIATTLVVAAIPGGLKPLPFSDVVTNLTMFQEPLGVSSADSVYWTLFAELRFYLLFAVVAWRGLTYRRVLFFCCAWAIASALVYQSDDSTLRMLVMPDNSWCFIAGVAFYLMYRFRANLMLSGLVLFCLAASLPPTHRTWAHSQERLAHPMPSWPVPLIMALCFGVMALVATGRLSWIKWRWLPYAGALTYPLYLLHEYIGWEIIGALSPHVRPVPLVCGVIALMLAVAWLVHRYVERPLGKRLKRGLERL, translated from the coding sequence ATGAAATCAGTGCCCGAGGGGAACCCGCTCGACATGCCCGACCAGGCGCGGACAGCGCTCCTTCAGCCCGAGCCGGCGCTCCCCGGCCCCGGCACACCGCAGCGGACCGGTGCCGCGACCGAGGGGCCGAGCCGCCCGAGCCGCATCTACGCACTCGACGGGCTGCGCCTGCTGGCCGCCCTCACCGTGGTGATGTTCCACTACATGGCCCTGACCGGGCGATGGCCGGAAACCGACTCCCGGGCCAGGTTCCCGCTCACCTACCCCGTCGCCGCCTACGGCTGGCTCGGGGTGCAGCTGTTCTTCCTCATCAGCGGATTCGTCATCTGCATGAGCAGCTGGGGCAAACCTTTGCAGTCGTTCTTCGTCTCGCGCGTGGTGCGGCTGTATCCGGCGTACTGGTTCGCGGTGATCGCGACCACGCTGGTGGTGGCGGCGATCCCCGGCGGGCTCAAGCCACTGCCGTTCTCCGACGTCGTCACCAATCTCACGATGTTCCAGGAGCCGCTCGGCGTCAGCAGCGCGGACAGCGTCTACTGGACGCTCTTCGCCGAGCTCCGCTTCTATTTGCTGTTCGCAGTCGTCGCCTGGCGCGGGCTGACCTACCGCCGCGTCCTCTTCTTCTGCTGCGCCTGGGCGATCGCCAGCGCCCTGGTCTACCAGTCCGACGACAGCACCCTGCGGATGCTGGTGATGCCCGACAACAGCTGGTGCTTCATCGCGGGCGTCGCCTTCTACCTGATGTACCGCTTCCGGGCGAACCTGATGCTCAGCGGGCTGGTCCTGTTCTGCCTGGCCGCCTCGCTGCCCCCCACCCACCGCACCTGGGCGCACTCCCAGGAGCGCCTCGCGCACCCGATGCCGTCCTGGCCGGTGCCCCTGATCATGGCGCTCTGCTTCGGGGTGATGGCGCTGGTCGCCACCGGCAGGCTGTCGTGGATCAAGTGGCGCTGGCTGCCCTACGCGGGCGCGCTGACGTATCCGCTCTATCTGCTCCACGAGTACATCGGCTGGGAGATCATCGGCGCGCTCTCCCCGCACGTGCGGCCGGTGCCGCTGGTGTGCGGGGTGATCGCGCTGATGCTGGCGGTCGCCTGGCTGGTCCACCGGTACGTGGAGCGGCCCCTGGGCAAGCGGCTCAAGCGGGGGCTGGAGCGGCTGTGA
- a CDS encoding DUF2079 domain-containing protein, which produces MPGEPARAARSRAPGARDPYVLAAALFAAYTAVAVLRYRRLETLSWDLGIFEQAVRAYAHLRVPTADLKGPGTNILGDHFSPVTALLAPFYRVFPTPVTLLVAQSLLFALSAVPVVRASARLLGRGPGLAVGIAYGLSWGLQRAADFDFHEICFAVPLIAFSLEAVLARRWRAALGWALPLVLVKEDLGVTLAAIAVVVALRARRTSPRAAKYALGAALFGIAAVVVTLTVVIPAFNSAGSYDYWSKTDGAGPFTASGTKLRTLLWLLLPTGLLAPRSPLFLAAVPTLGWRFVSSDDHYWSTDWHYSAVLMPVFALALADAVDRSRRSPRPWLRSYARQLPAAAAAAALALSTSLPVYSLTQSATYRKSAEVVERERILARIPDGATVEANVGPISRLTSRCRVFWVGDTRRIVPDYIALDNVSGWAGDPQEYARALHPGTRYAMTGVAYGYVVLERQK; this is translated from the coding sequence ATACCGGGGGAACCCGCGCGTGCGGCCCGGAGCCGCGCGCCCGGCGCCCGTGACCCGTACGTCCTGGCCGCCGCGCTCTTCGCCGCGTACACCGCCGTCGCCGTGCTGCGCTACCGGCGGCTGGAGACGCTCTCCTGGGACCTCGGGATATTCGAGCAGGCGGTCCGCGCGTACGCCCATCTGCGGGTGCCCACGGCCGACCTGAAGGGGCCCGGGACCAATATCCTCGGGGACCACTTCAGCCCGGTGACCGCGCTGCTCGCGCCCTTCTACCGGGTCTTTCCCACCCCCGTCACCCTGCTCGTCGCCCAGTCCCTGCTGTTCGCGCTCTCGGCCGTGCCGGTGGTGCGCGCCTCGGCCCGGCTGCTCGGGCGCGGCCCGGGGCTCGCCGTCGGCATCGCGTACGGGCTGTCCTGGGGGCTGCAGCGCGCGGCCGACTTCGACTTCCACGAGATCTGCTTCGCCGTCCCGCTGATCGCCTTCTCGCTGGAGGCGGTGCTGGCCCGGCGCTGGCGGGCGGCGCTCGGCTGGGCGCTGCCACTGGTGCTGGTCAAGGAGGACCTGGGGGTGACGCTGGCGGCGATCGCCGTGGTCGTCGCCCTGCGCGCGCGCCGCACCTCGCCGCGCGCCGCCAAGTACGCGCTGGGCGCCGCCCTGTTCGGGATCGCGGCCGTGGTGGTGACGCTCACCGTGGTGATACCGGCCTTCAACTCGGCCGGTTCGTACGACTACTGGAGCAAGACGGACGGCGCCGGGCCGTTCACCGCGTCCGGCACCAAGCTGCGCACCCTGCTGTGGCTGCTCCTGCCCACCGGGCTGCTCGCCCCGCGCTCCCCGCTGTTCCTGGCCGCGGTGCCGACCCTGGGCTGGCGGTTCGTCTCCTCCGACGACCACTACTGGTCCACCGACTGGCACTACAGCGCGGTGCTGATGCCGGTGTTCGCGCTGGCGCTGGCCGACGCCGTGGACCGCTCCCGGCGCAGCCCGCGGCCCTGGCTGCGCTCGTACGCCCGCCAGCTGCCCGCCGCCGCTGCCGCCGCGGCCCTGGCGCTGAGCACCTCGCTGCCGGTCTACTCGCTGACCCAGTCGGCCACGTACCGCAAGAGCGCCGAGGTCGTCGAGCGCGAGCGGATCCTGGCCCGGATCCCGGACGGGGCCACGGTGGAGGCCAACGTCGGGCCGATCTCCCGGCTCACCTCGCGCTGCCGGGTCTTCTGGGTCGGCGACACCCGCCGGATCGTCCCCGACTACATCGCCCTCGACAACGTCTCGGGCTGGGCGGGCGATCCCCAGGAGTACGCCCGCGCGCTGCACCCGGGCACGCGGTACGCGATGACGGGCGTGGCGTACGGATACGTGGTGCTGGAACGGCAGAAGTAG
- a CDS encoding ABC transporter permease, with protein sequence MTVLKTSMRNFFAHKGRMALSAVAVLLSVAFVCGTLVFTDTMNTTFDKLFAATSADVTVSPKNAKPADQPGTGRPETLPAAALAKVGGTTGLKSAEGGVSSSSVTVVNDKNENMGSSNGGPTIAGNWTGNDLKAMEITSGRAPRGPTEMMVDADTADKHHLKLGDQLRTITVSGDFTARITGIASFKVTNPGAAIVYFDTPTAQRELLGRTGLFTNLSLTAADGVSDEQLKQSVAAKLGAGTYKLETAAEAKDSNRDSVGSFLDVMKYAMLGFAGIAFLVGIFLIVNTFSMLVAQRTREIGLMRAIGSSRKQVNRSVLVEALLLGFFGSVLGVGAGVGLAVGLMKIMGSMGLELSTADLTVKWTTPAVGMLLGIVVTVLAAYLPARRAGKISPMAALRDAGTPADGKAGLVRAIVGLVLTGAGAASLYAAAHADKASSGAGVLGLGIVLTLIGFVVVGPLLASGVVRVISALVLRMFGPVGRMAERNALRNPRRTGATGAALMIGLALVACLSVVGSSMVASATSELDKSVGADFIVQSGNNDGRPIVPQAADAIRRTPGLAHVTDYKSVDARITTPDGKTGKETLAAASPTYAQDLRRETVSGKLSDAYGKDAMSVGDKFAGDHHVKVGDTLTVAFKDGRTARLKVAAITSDDTNVDKGAMYTNVTTAERYVPADKLPKNMIMFAKAQDGKAKEAYASLKTTLKKYPQYKVQDQTDFKKDLKDQIGQLLNIVYGLLALAIIVAVLGVVNTLALSVVERTREIGLMRAIGLSRRQLRRMIRLESVVIALFGALLGLGLGMGWGTTAQKLLALEGMGVLDIPWPTIITVFVGSAFVGLFAALVPAFRAGRMNVLAAIASD encoded by the coding sequence GTGACCGTGCTCAAGACCTCGATGCGCAACTTCTTCGCGCACAAGGGACGGATGGCCCTCTCGGCCGTCGCCGTCCTGCTCTCGGTGGCGTTCGTGTGCGGCACGCTCGTCTTCACCGACACCATGAACACCACCTTCGACAAGCTCTTCGCCGCCACCTCGGCCGACGTCACGGTCAGCCCGAAGAACGCGAAGCCCGCGGACCAGCCGGGAACCGGCCGCCCCGAGACGCTGCCCGCCGCGGCCCTCGCCAAGGTCGGCGGCACCACCGGGCTCAAGTCCGCCGAGGGCGGGGTCTCCAGCTCCAGCGTCACGGTGGTCAACGACAAGAACGAGAACATGGGCTCCTCCAACGGAGGTCCCACGATCGCGGGCAACTGGACCGGCAACGACCTCAAGGCGATGGAGATCACCTCCGGCCGCGCCCCGCGCGGGCCGACCGAGATGATGGTCGACGCCGACACCGCCGACAAGCACCACCTCAAGCTCGGCGACCAGCTGCGCACCATCACCGTCTCCGGCGACTTCACGGCGAGGATCACCGGTATCGCCTCCTTCAAGGTGACCAACCCGGGCGCGGCGATCGTCTACTTCGACACCCCCACCGCCCAGCGCGAACTGCTCGGCCGCACCGGCCTGTTCACCAACCTCTCGCTCACCGCCGCCGACGGCGTCAGCGACGAGCAGCTCAAGCAGAGCGTCGCCGCCAAGCTGGGCGCGGGCACGTACAAGCTGGAGACCGCCGCCGAGGCCAAGGACTCCAACCGCGACTCGGTCGGCTCCTTCCTCGACGTGATGAAGTACGCGATGCTCGGCTTCGCCGGAATCGCCTTCCTCGTCGGCATCTTCCTGATCGTCAACACCTTCTCGATGCTGGTCGCCCAGCGCACCCGGGAGATCGGGCTGATGCGGGCCATCGGCTCCAGCCGCAAGCAGGTCAACCGCTCGGTGCTGGTCGAGGCGCTGCTGCTCGGCTTCTTCGGCTCGGTCCTCGGCGTCGGCGCGGGCGTCGGCCTGGCCGTCGGCCTGATGAAGATCATGGGCTCGATGGGCCTGGAGCTGTCCACCGCCGACCTCACGGTCAAGTGGACGACCCCGGCGGTCGGCATGCTGCTCGGCATCGTGGTCACCGTCCTCGCCGCCTACCTCCCGGCCCGCCGGGCGGGCAAGATCTCCCCGATGGCCGCCCTGCGCGACGCCGGTACGCCGGCGGACGGCAAGGCGGGCCTGGTCCGGGCGATCGTCGGCCTGGTGCTGACCGGCGCCGGCGCCGCCTCGCTCTACGCGGCGGCCCACGCCGACAAGGCCAGCTCCGGCGCGGGCGTCCTGGGCCTCGGCATCGTCCTCACCCTGATCGGCTTCGTGGTCGTCGGCCCGCTGCTGGCGAGCGGTGTGGTGCGGGTGATCAGCGCCCTGGTGCTGCGGATGTTCGGCCCGGTCGGCCGGATGGCCGAGCGCAACGCGCTGCGCAACCCGCGGCGCACCGGGGCGACCGGCGCGGCCCTGATGATCGGTCTCGCCCTGGTGGCGTGCCTGTCGGTGGTCGGCTCCTCGATGGTCGCCTCGGCCACCTCCGAGCTCGACAAGTCGGTCGGCGCGGACTTCATCGTGCAGTCCGGCAACAACGACGGCCGGCCGATCGTGCCGCAGGCCGCCGACGCGATCCGCCGCACCCCGGGCCTGGCCCACGTCACCGACTACAAGTCGGTGGACGCGCGGATCACCACGCCCGACGGGAAGACCGGCAAGGAGACCCTGGCCGCCGCCAGCCCCACCTACGCCCAGGACCTGCGCCGCGAGACCGTCTCCGGCAAGCTCTCCGACGCGTACGGCAAGGACGCGATGTCGGTCGGCGACAAGTTCGCCGGGGACCACCACGTGAAGGTCGGCGACACCCTGACGGTCGCCTTCAAGGACGGGCGCACCGCCCGCCTCAAGGTCGCGGCGATCACCTCGGACGACACCAATGTCGACAAGGGCGCGATGTACACCAACGTCACGACCGCCGAGCGCTACGTCCCGGCCGACAAGCTGCCCAAGAACATGATCATGTTCGCCAAGGCGCAGGACGGCAAGGCCAAGGAGGCGTACGCCTCCCTGAAGACGACGCTGAAGAAGTACCCGCAGTACAAGGTGCAGGACCAGACGGACTTCAAGAAGGACCTGAAGGACCAGATCGGCCAGCTCCTGAACATCGTCTACGGTCTGCTGGCCCTCGCGATCATCGTCGCGGTGCTCGGTGTGGTGAACACGCTGGCCCTGTCGGTGGTCGAGCGGACCCGGGAGATCGGCCTGATGCGCGCCATCGGCCTCTCGCGGCGCCAGCTGCGCCGCATGATCCGCCTGGAGTCGGTGGTCATCGCCCTCTTCGGCGCCCTGCTCGGCCTCGGCCTGGGCATGGGCTGGGGGACGACCGCGCAGAAGCTGCTGGCCCTGGAGGGCATGGGCGTCCTGGACATCCCGTGGCCGACGATCATCACCGTCTTCGTCGGATCGGCGTTCGTGGGACTGTTCGCCGCCCTGGTCCCGGCCTTCCGGGCGGGCCGTATGAACGTGCTCGCGGCGATCGCGAGCGACTGA
- a CDS encoding SigE family RNA polymerase sigma factor, whose protein sequence is MTDDEFEEFYAHSVKDLVGQVYLMTGDLHEAQDVVQEAFVRAWGRRARLRRDAGPEAWIRTVAWRLAVSRWRRRRRAGEAWRLHDGGRPGAAHGPDASSVALVDALRLLSERQRRVAVLHYVCDLTVEQVAAETGLATGTVKTHLSRARAALRPHLTSEEDQGV, encoded by the coding sequence TTGACCGACGACGAGTTCGAGGAGTTCTACGCTCACTCGGTCAAGGATCTGGTCGGGCAGGTCTATCTGATGACCGGCGACCTCCACGAGGCGCAGGACGTCGTCCAGGAGGCGTTCGTGCGCGCCTGGGGCCGCCGCGCCAGGCTGCGCCGGGACGCCGGGCCCGAGGCGTGGATCCGCACCGTCGCCTGGCGGCTCGCGGTGAGCCGGTGGCGCAGGCGCCGGCGGGCCGGCGAGGCGTGGCGGCTGCACGACGGCGGACGCCCCGGGGCCGCGCACGGCCCCGACGCCTCCTCGGTGGCCCTGGTCGACGCGCTGCGCCTGCTCTCCGAACGCCAGCGGCGCGTCGCCGTCCTGCACTACGTCTGCGATCTCACGGTCGAGCAGGTGGCCGCCGAGACCGGCCTGGCCACCGGCACCGTGAAGACCCATCTCTCCCGGGCGCGCGCCGCGCTGCGGCCCCACCTCACCTCCGAGGAGGACCAGGGTGTCTGA
- a CDS encoding antitoxin translates to MGMFDRFKDQAQETVKDKARDLSDAAEAAVNEKTGDRFTAQVDQVQQKVEDALGLGTRHPDTEPSADGEERTDRAAPEEGSAPAAEADPAAGADPAGREAPADAAGDTDPEGRAVQSAAPDRADGPPPPA, encoded by the coding sequence ATGGGGATGTTCGACCGCTTCAAGGACCAGGCGCAGGAGACCGTGAAGGACAAGGCCAGGGACCTGTCCGACGCCGCCGAGGCGGCGGTCAACGAGAAGACCGGCGACCGGTTCACGGCGCAGGTGGACCAGGTCCAGCAGAAGGTGGAGGACGCCCTGGGCCTGGGCACCCGCCACCCGGACACCGAGCCGTCGGCGGACGGGGAGGAGCGGACGGACCGGGCGGCCCCGGAGGAAGGGTCGGCCCCGGCGGCCGAGGCGGACCCGGCGGCCGGGGCGGACCCGGCGGGCCGGGAGGCTCCGGCGGACGCGGCGGGCGATACGGACCCGGAGGGCCGGGCGGTGCAGTCGGCCGCGCCGGATCGGGCGGACGGCCCGCCGCCCCCGGCCTGA
- the mfd gene encoding transcription-repair coupling factor has protein sequence MSLHGLLDAVVRDPALAEAVKAAADGHRTHVDLVGPPAARPFAVAALARETGRPVLAVTATGREAEDLAAALRSLLPPDEVAEYPSWETLPHERLSPRSDTVGRRLAVLRRLAHPRADDPAAGPVKVVVAPIRSVLQPQVKGLGELEPVALRSGQTADLNEIVAGLAAAAYARVELVEKRGEFAVRGGILDVFPPTEEHPLRVEFWGDDVEEIRYFKIADQRSLEVAEHGLWAPPCRELLLTDDVRTRAAALAEAHPELGELLNKIAEGIAVEGMESLAPVLVDEMELLLDVLPAGSMAVVCDPERVRTRATDLVATSQEFLQASWAATAGGGEAPIDVGAASLWGIADVRERARELGMMWWSVSPFAADEAGTDDETLKLGMHAPETYRGDTQRALADTKQWIADGWRAVYVTEGHGPASRTVEVLGGEGIAARLDADLAEISPSVVHVSCGAIDQGFVDPGLRLAVLTETDLTGQRTASKDMGRMPARRRKTIDPLTLQAGDYIVHEQHGVGRYIEMVQRTVQGATREYLLVEYAPAKRGQPGDRLYIPTDQLEQVTKYVGGEAPTLHRLGGADWTKTKQKAKKAVKEIAADLIKLYSARMAAPGHAFGPDTPWQRELEDAFPYAETPDQLSTIAEVKEDMEKTVPMDRLICGDVGYGKTEIAVRAAFKAVQDGKQVAVLVPTTLLVQQHYGTFTERYGQFPVSVKALSRFQTDTEAKATLEGLKDGAVDIVIGTHRLFSSETKFKDLGLVIVDEEQRFGVEHKEQLKKLRANVDVLTMSATPIPRTLEMAVTGIREMSTITTPPEERHPVLTFVGPYEEKQIGAAIRRELLREGQVFYIHNRVESIDRAAARLREIVPEARIQTAHGQMGESQLEQVVVDFWEKKFDVLVSTTIVESGIDISNANTLIVERGDNFGLSQLHQLRGRVGRGRERGYAYFLYPPEKPLTETAHERLATIAQHTEMGAGMYVAMKDLEIRGAGNLLGGEQSGHIAGVGFDLYVRMVGEAVADYRAQMEGGGEEEAPLEVKIELPVDAHVPHDYAPGERLRLQAYRAIASASSEEDIKAVREELTDRYGKLPEPVENLLLVAGLRMLARACGVGEIVLQGSNIRFAPVELRESQELRLKRLYPRTVIKAPTRQILVPRPTAGKIGGKPVVGRELLGWTGEFLATILGS, from the coding sequence ATGAGCCTGCACGGCCTGCTGGACGCGGTGGTACGAGACCCGGCGCTCGCGGAAGCGGTGAAGGCCGCGGCCGACGGCCACCGGACGCACGTGGACCTCGTCGGCCCGCCCGCCGCGCGCCCCTTCGCGGTGGCCGCGCTGGCCCGCGAGACCGGCCGCCCGGTGCTGGCGGTCACCGCGACCGGGCGCGAGGCCGAGGACCTGGCGGCGGCCCTGCGCTCCCTGCTGCCGCCGGACGAGGTGGCGGAGTATCCGTCCTGGGAGACGCTGCCGCACGAGCGCCTCTCGCCCCGCAGCGACACCGTGGGCCGTCGGCTCGCGGTGCTGCGGCGCCTGGCGCACCCGCGGGCGGACGACCCGGCGGCGGGCCCGGTCAAGGTCGTGGTGGCGCCGATCCGCTCGGTGCTGCAGCCCCAGGTGAAGGGGCTGGGCGAGCTGGAGCCGGTGGCGCTGCGCAGCGGGCAGACGGCGGATCTGAACGAGATCGTGGCGGGCCTCGCGGCTGCCGCGTACGCACGGGTGGAGCTGGTCGAGAAGCGCGGCGAGTTCGCGGTGCGCGGCGGCATCCTGGACGTCTTCCCGCCGACCGAGGAGCATCCGCTCCGGGTCGAGTTCTGGGGCGACGACGTCGAGGAGATCCGTTACTTCAAGATCGCCGACCAGCGGTCGCTGGAGGTCGCCGAGCACGGTCTGTGGGCGCCGCCCTGCCGTGAGCTGCTGCTCACCGACGACGTGCGCACCAGGGCCGCCGCGCTCGCCGAGGCCCACCCGGAGCTGGGCGAGCTGCTCAACAAGATCGCCGAGGGCATCGCCGTCGAGGGCATGGAGTCGCTGGCGCCCGTCCTGGTCGACGAGATGGAGCTGCTGCTCGACGTGCTGCCCGCCGGGTCCATGGCCGTGGTGTGCGACCCGGAGCGGGTGCGCACCCGGGCCACCGACCTGGTGGCGACCAGCCAGGAGTTCCTCCAGGCGTCCTGGGCCGCCACGGCCGGCGGCGGCGAGGCGCCCATCGACGTCGGCGCCGCCTCGCTGTGGGGCATCGCGGACGTGCGGGAGCGGGCCCGCGAGCTCGGCATGATGTGGTGGTCGGTCTCGCCGTTCGCGGCCGACGAGGCCGGTACGGACGACGAGACCCTCAAGCTCGGCATGCACGCGCCCGAGACCTACCGGGGCGACACCCAGCGGGCGCTCGCCGACACCAAGCAGTGGATCGCCGACGGCTGGCGCGCGGTGTACGTGACGGAGGGCCACGGCCCGGCCTCGCGCACCGTGGAGGTCCTCGGCGGCGAGGGCATCGCCGCCCGGCTCGACGCCGATCTGGCCGAAATCAGTCCCTCGGTGGTCCATGTCTCCTGCGGCGCGATCGACCAGGGCTTCGTGGACCCGGGGCTGCGGCTCGCGGTGCTCACCGAGACCGATCTGACCGGGCAGCGCACCGCCAGCAAGGACATGGGCCGGATGCCGGCCCGGCGCCGCAAGACCATCGACCCGCTGACCCTCCAGGCGGGCGACTACATCGTGCACGAACAGCACGGCGTGGGCCGCTACATCGAGATGGTCCAGCGCACGGTGCAGGGCGCCACCCGCGAGTACCTGCTGGTGGAGTACGCACCGGCCAAGCGCGGCCAGCCCGGCGACCGGCTCTACATCCCCACCGACCAGCTGGAGCAGGTCACCAAGTACGTGGGCGGCGAGGCCCCGACGCTGCACCGGCTGGGCGGCGCCGACTGGACCAAGACCAAGCAGAAGGCCAAGAAGGCGGTCAAGGAGATCGCCGCCGACCTGATCAAGCTGTACTCGGCGCGGATGGCCGCCCCCGGCCACGCCTTCGGCCCGGACACCCCCTGGCAGCGCGAACTGGAGGACGCCTTCCCGTACGCGGAGACGCCCGACCAGCTCTCCACCATCGCCGAGGTCAAGGAGGACATGGAGAAGACGGTCCCCATGGACCGGCTGATCTGCGGCGATGTGGGGTACGGCAAGACCGAGATCGCGGTCCGCGCCGCCTTCAAGGCGGTCCAGGACGGCAAGCAGGTCGCGGTCCTGGTGCCCACCACGCTCCTGGTCCAGCAGCACTACGGCACCTTCACCGAGCGCTACGGCCAGTTCCCGGTGAGCGTGAAGGCGCTGAGCCGCTTCCAGACCGACACCGAGGCGAAGGCGACGCTCGAAGGGCTCAAGGACGGCGCCGTCGACATCGTCATCGGCACCCACCGGCTGTTCTCCTCCGAGACCAAGTTCAAGGACCTCGGCCTGGTCATCGTGGACGAGGAGCAGCGGTTCGGCGTCGAGCACAAGGAGCAGCTGAAGAAGCTGCGGGCCAACGTGGACGTGCTGACCATGTCCGCCACCCCCATCCCCCGGACGCTGGAGATGGCGGTCACCGGCATCCGCGAGATGTCGACGATCACCACCCCGCCGGAGGAGCGCCACCCGGTGCTCACCTTCGTCGGGCCGTACGAGGAGAAGCAGATCGGCGCCGCGATCCGGCGCGAACTGCTGCGCGAGGGCCAGGTCTTCTACATCCACAACCGGGTCGAGTCCATCGACCGGGCGGCGGCGCGGCTGCGCGAGATCGTCCCCGAGGCGCGCATCCAGACCGCGCACGGGCAGATGGGCGAGTCCCAGCTGGAGCAGGTCGTCGTGGACTTCTGGGAGAAGAAGTTCGACGTGCTGGTCTCCACCACGATCGTCGAGTCCGGCATCGACATCTCCAACGCCAACACCCTGATCGTCGAGCGCGGCGACAACTTCGGCCTCTCCCAGCTCCACCAGCTGCGCGGCCGGGTCGGCCGGGGCCGCGAGCGCGGCTACGCGTACTTCCTGTACCCGCCGGAGAAGCCGCTCACCGAGACCGCCCACGAGCGCCTCGCCACCATCGCCCAGCACACCGAGATGGGCGCGGGCATGTACGTGGCGATGAAGGACCTGGAGATCCGGGGCGCGGGCAATCTGCTCGGCGGCGAGCAGTCCGGCCACATCGCGGGCGTCGGCTTCGACCTCTACGTACGGATGGTGGGCGAGGCGGTCGCCGACTACCGGGCCCAGATGGAGGGCGGCGGCGAGGAGGAGGCGCCGCTGGAGGTCAAGATCGAGCTCCCGGTCGACGCGCACGTCCCGCACGACTACGCGCCGGGCGAGCGGCTGCGCCTCCAGGCGTACCGGGCGATCGCCTCGGCGAGCTCCGAGGAGGACATCAAGGCGGTCCGCGAGGAGCTCACCGACCGCTACGGCAAGCTGCCCGAGCCGGTGGAGAACCTGCTGCTGGTGGCCGGGCTGCGGATGCTGGCGCGGGCCTGCGGGGTCGGCGAGATCGTCCTCCAGGGCTCCAACATCCGGTTCGCCCCCGTCGAGCTGCGCGAGTCGCAGGAGCTGCGGCTGAAGCGGCTGTATCCGCGGACGGTCATCAAGGCGCCGACCCGCCAGATCCTGGTGCCGCGCCCCACGGCGGGCAAGATCGGCGGCAAGCCGGTGGTGGGCCGCGAACTGCTCGGCTGGACCGGCGAGTTCCTCGCCACGATCCTGGGCTCCTGA